GGCGTTCGTCGTGGCCCTGCTGGCTTTCATCCCCCTGGTCGGCGGAATGATTGCGGGCGTGCTGGTCACGCTGATCGCGCTAACCGCAGGCTGGCAGACCGCCCTTGTCTACGCCATTTGCTACTTTGCCTACCTGCAGTTCGAGGCCTACTTCATCTCACCCCGCATCATGCAAAAAGCTGTGGCTGTGCCGGGCGCAGTGGCTGTCATCTCGGTGATCGCCGGAGGCAGCCTCCTCGGCGTCCTCGGCGCCCTCATCGCCATTCCCACCGCTGCCGCGGTCATGCTGCTCGTGAAGGAAATCTTCATCGTCCGCCAGGATAAGCACTAGCCCCGGGGCTTACGGCGTTGCCGAGGCGACGGGCCCGCTCCATTCCTGTGGCAGGCCGTCGGGGCCAGCGCCCCGCACCGTGACCTCGTCCACGATTTCGTTGAGCACCCGGGAGGCGTACTTCTCCCCCACCCACAGGTGCTTGGCGCCGTCGACACCCACAACCTCCGCCTGCGGCACCAGGCTGAAGCGCTCTGCGGCGGCCGCCGGCTGGAGGTAGTCGTCATGTTCGGGGACCAGCACTTTCATGGGCTTGCCGGAGGCGGCCCATTCCTGCAGGTGCGCGTCTGTAGCACGGTGCAGCGGGGGTGAAAGCAGCACGGCGCCTTCCACCAGTGATGCCACGGGATCCGTTGCGCCGTACATGAGGGCCAGCTCCGTTCCGAACGACCAGCCCACCAGCCAGCGGTTGGGCAGATCCCTGGAAGCTGCGAACCGCACGGCCGCCTCGACGTCGAGCCGTTCACCGATGCCTTCCTCGAACCGGCCCTCGCTAGTGCCGCGGGGCGAACTGGTCCCCCTGGTATTGAACCTGAGGACAGCGACGCCGGCGAGTGCCGGCAGCCGGTAGGAGGCCTTGCGATAAACGTGCGAGTCCATGAAGCCGCCATGGGTGGGCAGGGGATGCAGTGTGATCAGCGTGGCACTGATCCCGCCCGATTCGGGGACAGCCAGCTCGCCAACGAGGACGTGACCATCCTCGGTACGTAGTTCGATGTTTTCCCGGCGGGCCGGGAGGACGGTTGAAGCCCGGATGGCGGTTGCTTCGGAGGGCTGGCTGAATACGAACGACGCCGGGTCAAAAGTCATGACTAACAGCTTAGCGATAGCGGTACGTGCGTGACGTCCAGCAGTTCGAGTGCCAGTGCCTGCGCTCCGCAAGCCCCGCGGCCGCGCCGAAGAGGTGGTCCTCCGCCCAGACCACCAGGTGCTCCACGCCGGGAAGGACTGCAGTCGAGCAACCCGGACAGATGTAGGCTTTCTCGGCCCGTTTGGCCGTCATGGTGCGGACCATCCACTCGCCGTCGGGGGCACTTTCCCGCCGCGCGATCCCCGACCGGGCGCGCTCAAGGTCAAGCTCCGGCACGGGACCCGCGGCGTGCTTGCGGCTGGTCTGTCCCAGCTTTCCGGAGGCGGCACGGCGGGGGCGGTTGGAACGGGGCATGCTTCCATTCTGCCCCAGCACACGACCGGCGCTGTCGCTGCGCTGTCGCTGCGCTGTCGCTGCGCGGCGCCCAGAAGGTAGTGTTTACCGGGTGCGTTTAGTCATAGCCCGTTGTTCTGTTGATTATGTCGGCCGCCTCAAGGCCCATCTGCCTCTTGCCACCAGGCTTCTGCTGGTCAAGGCGGACGGGTCCGTGCTGGTGCACTCCGACGGCGGCTCCTACAAGCCGCTGAACTGGATGAGCCCTCCGGCCAGCCTTCGGGTCTCCACTCCCGACGAAGTGGACCTGGAGCTCGGCGTCACTGAACAGTGGACGGTCCAGTCCGCGAAGACCGACGACCGGCTCATCATCAACATCCACGAGCAGCTGCACGATACCTCCCACGAGCTGGGCCAGGATCCGGGCCTCATAAAGGACGGCGTCGAGGCTGACCTGCAGCGGCTGCTGGCTGACCAGATCGAGCGCCTCGGCACCGGATTTTCCCTGATCCGGCGCGAGTACTTCACCGCCATTGGTCCCGTGGACATCCTCGCCAGGGACGCCGACGGCGCCACGGTGGCCATTGAACTCAAAAGGCGCGGCGACATCGACGGCGTCGAACAGCTGACCCGCTACCTTGAGCTCCTCAACAGGGATCCGCTGCTGGCACCGGTCCGCGGCATCTTCGCCGCGCAGCAGATCAAGCCGCAGGCCAAGGTGCTGGCCAACGACCGCGGCATCGACTGCGTCACCCTGGACTACGACGCCATGCGCGGCGTGGACGACAGCGAATCACG
Above is a window of Arthrobacter sp. FB24 DNA encoding:
- a CDS encoding alpha/beta hydrolase, which encodes MTFDPASFVFSQPSEATAIRASTVLPARRENIELRTEDGHVLVGELAVPESGGISATLITLHPLPTHGGFMDSHVYRKASYRLPALAGVAVLRFNTRGTSSPRGTSEGRFEEGIGERLDVEAAVRFAASRDLPNRWLVGWSFGTELALMYGATDPVASLVEGAVLLSPPLHRATDAHLQEWAASGKPMKVLVPEHDDYLQPAAAAERFSLVPQAEVVGVDGAKHLWVGEKYASRVLNEIVDEVTVRGAGPDGLPQEWSGPVASATP
- the nucS gene encoding endonuclease NucS — translated: MRLVIARCSVDYVGRLKAHLPLATRLLLVKADGSVLVHSDGGSYKPLNWMSPPASLRVSTPDEVDLELGVTEQWTVQSAKTDDRLIINIHEQLHDTSHELGQDPGLIKDGVEADLQRLLADQIERLGTGFSLIRREYFTAIGPVDILARDADGATVAIELKRRGDIDGVEQLTRYLELLNRDPLLAPVRGIFAAQQIKPQAKVLANDRGIDCVTLDYDAMRGVDDSESRLF